Proteins encoded in a region of the Corynebacterium breve genome:
- the pglZ gene encoding BREX-2 system phosphatase PglZ, whose amino-acid sequence MNATISAGDLRKIAQDFIGKGHTHPLVLVHSSEDPGVGEQLGPESKTVHVRYAATPLALRYFVKDFAEKREQNYASIVVTPLRDDQVPLDVADALTRRNIIRVDGSSRLRQLFSATRQRRGIVEDTRDIQGIITFLTRESAPPVEAAGAGLLDHQHVNRQIIRSLIGGAYPTSIRDILSWSLTDGASAVWAYAAHTLSEAVREAAMSQLQRDLGDAATLVATLLTQQGPSRLVEFGLIAEMVVRAGQFGVAEQSDAVNFRHLVGLTSTPATKDLERWADAACDVASKLARHNVAAQRAVTEAERTATTEGAFDNPRILIGSTMCPGAYRLLADYVASGLDDARIGQGMDSVLSRYQQLTRHVNATLDDRDRQASEAALRLLIHAKRGFGEQPRDVAGYLESYRDELSWFDSAVNHAWDGGNRPALTDVTRAIAEDGREQRATLNRQAAATLSTAVATAPIPGGVLGVEDVLGAIVKPLVTASRPVLVVVLDGMNAAAANDIVSHITQQRLWQVAHPDSGALRTAVATLPTVTTFSRTSLLSGALVAGTQHDEKKNFTAWFSANVRSEVRAQRAELFHKDAVDGAFDTVVEAVRDVSERPLVGVVLNTIDDALDKDKPMSRIWTIDSIFRLTSLLHEAAEAGREVVLVSDHGHIVERHTADLTNVESSVKSARWRDTTGDTANEGEVFVRGNRVLAPGGEAILGVDEDVRYTSKKAGYHGGLALEELVVPIVLLTRSDALEDHTVSYDLEVPVWWAIPEPGSILSDSRTGTTTSPAPTQNTASKSVPANQQALDFGTANGPITPWARSLIKDKYFRARTQSVSGVTPDKAGEMLFAIADHVGRMPVATFRERFGMKNVIARGTLSKLQQVVNMDGVEVLYIDGNDIVLNAKLLCEQFGIKEWN is encoded by the coding sequence ATGAACGCCACCATCTCTGCAGGCGATCTGAGGAAAATCGCCCAGGACTTCATCGGGAAAGGCCATACTCACCCGCTGGTGTTGGTTCACTCCAGCGAGGACCCAGGGGTTGGGGAGCAGCTCGGTCCCGAGAGTAAAACCGTGCATGTTCGGTACGCTGCAACTCCTTTAGCACTGCGCTACTTCGTGAAAGATTTCGCTGAAAAGCGTGAACAGAACTACGCATCGATCGTCGTTACGCCCTTGCGTGATGATCAAGTACCGCTTGATGTCGCCGATGCCTTAACCCGTCGCAACATTATTCGGGTGGATGGATCCTCTCGTCTGCGACAGCTTTTCAGTGCAACCCGCCAACGACGTGGAATCGTTGAGGATACACGCGATATTCAAGGGATAATTACCTTTCTCACCAGGGAAAGCGCACCTCCAGTGGAGGCCGCAGGTGCCGGACTGCTGGATCACCAACACGTCAACCGGCAGATCATCCGCTCTCTGATAGGTGGCGCGTATCCTACGAGCATCCGTGACATATTGTCATGGAGCCTCACTGATGGCGCGTCAGCGGTGTGGGCATACGCTGCGCATACCTTAAGCGAAGCGGTGCGCGAGGCTGCGATGTCGCAGCTTCAGCGTGACTTAGGTGATGCTGCAACGCTGGTGGCCACACTGCTTACCCAGCAGGGCCCTTCACGACTCGTAGAATTCGGGCTGATCGCGGAAATGGTAGTGCGTGCCGGGCAGTTCGGCGTTGCGGAACAATCGGACGCCGTGAACTTCCGCCACCTAGTTGGCTTGACCAGTACACCCGCCACAAAAGATTTGGAAAGGTGGGCAGACGCGGCGTGTGACGTAGCATCCAAGCTCGCCCGCCACAATGTCGCAGCGCAACGTGCCGTAACGGAAGCAGAGAGAACAGCGACGACTGAAGGTGCTTTTGACAATCCTCGGATACTCATCGGTTCAACAATGTGCCCAGGCGCATATCGGTTGCTGGCGGATTACGTGGCTTCCGGCCTCGATGATGCCCGTATAGGCCAGGGTATGGATTCGGTGCTGAGCCGGTATCAGCAGCTCACGCGGCATGTTAACGCCACCTTGGATGACCGGGACCGCCAAGCCAGCGAAGCTGCACTGCGGTTGCTGATCCATGCCAAGCGTGGCTTTGGCGAACAACCGCGGGACGTGGCCGGTTACCTCGAGAGCTACCGCGATGAGCTTAGCTGGTTCGATTCGGCAGTCAATCACGCGTGGGACGGTGGCAATCGCCCTGCGCTGACCGACGTGACGAGGGCAATCGCCGAAGATGGCCGGGAGCAGCGCGCAACGCTGAACCGCCAGGCGGCCGCGACGCTGTCCACGGCAGTCGCAACGGCACCCATCCCAGGTGGTGTCTTGGGTGTAGAAGACGTACTCGGAGCCATAGTAAAGCCACTGGTCACTGCGTCGCGGCCGGTGTTGGTCGTCGTTCTCGATGGTATGAACGCTGCGGCGGCCAACGATATCGTTTCGCACATCACCCAACAGCGGCTGTGGCAGGTAGCTCACCCAGATAGTGGCGCGCTACGCACCGCCGTGGCCACGTTGCCGACGGTGACTACGTTTTCCCGTACCAGTCTGCTCTCCGGTGCTCTGGTGGCTGGCACCCAACACGATGAGAAGAAGAACTTTACAGCGTGGTTTTCCGCAAACGTGCGAAGTGAGGTCCGTGCACAGCGTGCGGAGCTTTTCCATAAGGACGCTGTAGATGGGGCATTTGACACTGTGGTTGAAGCGGTACGAGATGTATCCGAGCGTCCCTTAGTCGGAGTGGTACTCAACACAATTGACGACGCCCTTGACAAGGACAAGCCCATGTCTCGCATCTGGACCATCGATTCGATATTCCGGCTCACATCGTTGCTGCACGAGGCTGCTGAGGCAGGCCGTGAAGTAGTACTAGTGTCAGACCACGGCCACATCGTTGAGCGGCACACTGCCGACCTGACCAATGTGGAAAGCAGCGTGAAGTCCGCCCGCTGGCGCGACACCACCGGTGACACAGCGAATGAGGGAGAGGTGTTTGTTCGTGGAAATCGCGTCCTAGCCCCCGGTGGCGAAGCCATCCTCGGCGTCGATGAAGATGTGCGCTACACCTCCAAAAAGGCGGGCTATCACGGTGGCCTTGCTCTGGAGGAGCTGGTAGTCCCCATCGTGCTACTCACGCGTTCCGACGCACTGGAAGACCACACCGTCTCCTATGACCTTGAGGTGCCTGTGTGGTGGGCTATTCCAGAGCCAGGATCAATACTTTCTGACTCGCGCACTGGCACGACTACGTCTCCTGCGCCGACGCAGAATACGGCCAGTAAGAGTGTCCCCGCTAATCAGCAAGCCCTTGATTTTGGTACTGCGAATGGGCCGATTACACCGTGGGCACGCTCACTTATTAAAGACAAATACTTCCGCGCGCGAACTCAAAGTGTTTCTGGTGTCACTCCCGATAAGGCCGGTGAGATGCTTTTCGCCATTGCTGATCACGTCGGGCGCATGCCAGTTGCCACATTCCGCGAGCGTTTCGGCATGAAGAACGTCATCGCCCGCGGCACTTTATCCAAGTTGCAACAGGTTGTTAACATGGACGGCGTAGAGGTCTTGTACATCGACGGCAATGACATTGTTCTCAACGCTAAGCTGTTATGCGAACAGTTTGGCATCAAAGAGTGGAACTAA
- a CDS encoding DUF4177 domain-containing protein codes for MDNHPEYKVVEVREGLVGDKINAKKLEKILNDHAKDGWKYKSMTSASVKGRIGPGGTDGLIIVFEK; via the coding sequence ATGGACAATCACCCAGAATACAAAGTCGTCGAAGTGCGCGAGGGCCTAGTCGGCGACAAAATCAACGCGAAAAAACTGGAAAAGATCCTCAACGATCACGCCAAGGACGGCTGGAAGTACAAATCAATGACCTCCGCCAGTGTCAAAGGGCGGATTGGACCAGGCGGAACCGACGGGCTTATCATCGTCTTTGAAAAATAA
- a CDS encoding cold-shock protein, whose product MTQGTVKWFNGDKGFGFIAPNDGTEDVFVHFSEIQGGGYRNLKEGQQVEFEIGESAKGPQAQQVLAI is encoded by the coding sequence ATGACACAGGGTACTGTGAAATGGTTCAACGGCGACAAGGGCTTCGGCTTCATCGCTCCTAACGACGGAACCGAAGACGTGTTCGTTCACTTCTCCGAAATCCAGGGTGGCGGTTACCGCAACCTGAAAGAAGGCCAGCAGGTCGAATTCGAGATCGGCGAAAGCGCCAAGGGCCCACAGGCACAGCAGGTCCTAGCTATCTAA
- the brxD gene encoding BREX system ATP-binding protein BrxD encodes MSLSPARRSAIIDALRRGTVPSEGLDQLAVGLNHLEDTIQDELGRVEAGGAVFKAIRGEYGSGKTFASRWIEQLALGRGFAVAEIQISELETPLHKLETVYRRATEELRTSSFPRQAFRNVLDAWLYQVEMDAAESGANAENLMEDRLDAVATAAPVFPLALRGYRTAVEEDDVVTADGLAAWLGGQRTVAASIKRKAGVKSELDHFTAMGFFRGLLEVLRGSGHKGLILVLDEVETLQRMRSDTREKALNALRQWIDELDSGQYPGMYLLITGTTGFFEGNEGIKRLPPLDSRISVDFSGNPRWDNPRLPQIRLRSFNLDRLKEVGFRVRNLYAEDSSRVAEVVDDVLVGDLASMVAGELGGHVGIAPRQFLRTLIDVMDRVDLHPDFDPRRDYTFTIPEGSLSDAERAAAQGSVVPKVDPDEIEL; translated from the coding sequence ATGTCGCTCTCCCCTGCCCGCCGCTCGGCCATCATCGACGCTTTACGACGAGGAACCGTGCCCTCTGAAGGCCTTGATCAGCTGGCTGTTGGTCTAAACCACCTTGAAGACACCATCCAGGATGAGCTCGGACGTGTTGAGGCCGGTGGGGCCGTGTTTAAGGCCATCCGCGGCGAGTACGGCTCCGGTAAAACCTTCGCGTCCCGGTGGATTGAGCAGCTGGCGTTAGGCCGCGGTTTTGCGGTCGCTGAGATTCAAATCTCCGAGTTAGAAACCCCGCTACACAAACTAGAAACGGTGTACCGGCGAGCGACAGAAGAACTCAGGACGTCATCGTTTCCTCGGCAGGCCTTCCGCAACGTGCTGGATGCCTGGCTCTACCAGGTCGAAATGGATGCAGCTGAATCTGGCGCGAATGCCGAAAACCTGATGGAAGATCGATTAGATGCGGTAGCGACCGCTGCGCCAGTGTTCCCCTTAGCATTGCGAGGGTACCGCACTGCGGTTGAGGAAGATGATGTGGTTACTGCAGACGGATTGGCTGCCTGGTTGGGTGGACAACGCACCGTAGCGGCATCGATCAAACGCAAGGCAGGCGTGAAATCCGAGCTGGACCACTTCACCGCAATGGGGTTTTTCCGCGGCTTACTTGAAGTTCTGCGTGGCTCCGGACACAAAGGCTTGATCCTTGTGCTTGACGAGGTGGAGACTCTCCAACGGATGCGCTCCGACACCCGGGAAAAGGCACTCAATGCCCTTCGCCAATGGATTGACGAACTCGATAGTGGGCAGTATCCCGGAATGTACCTTCTGATCACAGGGACAACCGGATTCTTCGAGGGCAATGAGGGCATTAAACGGCTGCCGCCGTTAGATTCCCGAATCAGTGTTGACTTCAGTGGAAATCCACGCTGGGATAACCCTCGACTGCCCCAAATTCGGCTTCGATCCTTCAACTTGGACCGGCTGAAGGAAGTTGGATTCCGGGTACGCAACCTCTATGCAGAAGATTCGAGCCGCGTAGCCGAAGTTGTCGACGATGTCCTTGTCGGCGATCTCGCCTCGATGGTTGCTGGGGAGTTGGGTGGGCACGTAGGAATCGCGCCACGCCAGTTTCTCCGCACCCTCATTGACGTTATGGACCGGGTTGACCTACACCCAGATTTCGATCCGCGCCGAGACTACACCTTCACCATCCCTGAAGGTAGCCTCTCAGATGCGGAGCGCGCTGCAGCTCAAGGAAGCGTTGTGCCCAAGGTGGACCCAGACGAGATCGAGCTTTAG
- a CDS encoding YbaN family protein has product MLRPFLIAVGILSLALGALGIVLPILPTTPFLLLSTYCFARSSTRLHTYLVNHRVFGTYIANYYNGTMTLGHKVRTLALLWVGILVSAWLIGKTITWIILPLIAVGVTIHIVTLAPRPQKTPVVVGAVEDDALR; this is encoded by the coding sequence ATGTTGCGACCGTTCCTGATTGCCGTGGGCATCCTCTCGCTGGCCCTCGGCGCATTGGGGATTGTGTTGCCGATCCTGCCGACCACGCCGTTTCTGCTGCTGAGTACCTATTGCTTTGCCCGCAGCTCCACGCGGCTTCACACATATCTGGTGAACCATCGTGTGTTCGGTACGTACATCGCCAACTACTACAACGGCACCATGACTCTGGGGCACAAAGTGCGCACGCTGGCATTGCTGTGGGTGGGCATTCTGGTTTCGGCGTGGCTGATCGGGAAGACCATCACGTGGATCATCCTGCCGCTTATCGCCGTGGGGGTCACGATTCACATTGTCACCCTGGCACCGCGGCCACAGAAGACTCCGGTAGTGGTGGGTGCCGTGGAGGATGACGCGCTGAGGTGA
- a CDS encoding TetR/AcrR family transcriptional regulator: MKSTAAHKDGRSTRWEKHRKAKKEQLLTDTVRAIRKYGAGVRMEEIAEVAGTSKAVYYRHFTDRAGLWSGVVARTVNYIYRNLPLEPSPGTPLPQLVTDLADTYLTLVDRDPEIYAFVTTTPDAAIATADSDPVVTLTAQIAERLAQLLEQHGFDDSADITAQAIVGAIWATTDRWIVTGRRKPKEDIISTLNEIFTPYLSQHSQRKT; encoded by the coding sequence ATGAAAAGTACCGCAGCCCACAAAGATGGTCGCTCCACTCGCTGGGAAAAACACCGCAAAGCGAAGAAGGAGCAGCTCCTTACGGATACCGTGCGCGCCATTCGCAAGTACGGCGCCGGCGTGCGCATGGAAGAAATCGCTGAGGTAGCGGGCACATCCAAGGCCGTCTACTACCGGCATTTCACCGATCGCGCCGGGTTATGGTCCGGTGTTGTCGCCCGCACGGTCAACTACATCTACCGCAACCTGCCACTGGAGCCGAGCCCGGGCACACCACTTCCCCAGCTGGTTACCGACCTCGCCGACACGTACCTGACCTTGGTCGATCGCGATCCCGAGATCTACGCCTTTGTCACCACCACTCCCGATGCCGCCATCGCTACTGCGGACAGCGACCCGGTGGTCACCTTGACGGCACAGATCGCCGAACGGCTCGCACAACTTTTGGAACAGCACGGTTTCGACGACAGTGCCGACATCACAGCTCAAGCCATCGTCGGCGCGATCTGGGCGACTACTGATCGATGGATCGTTACCGGACGCAGAAAACCCAAGGAGGACATCATTTCCACGCTGAACGAGATTTTCACCCCATACCTGTCCCAACACTCTCAACGGAAAACTTAG
- a CDS encoding acyl-CoA dehydrogenase, whose protein sequence is MSMHGPALRNALDGEYHQIKQHFRTALTPDIVVRPHDQTMAEARQWALDSLYKLSEIGYSKVGIPEGFGDDQPLSYSIAAFEVLAMGDLSLTVKSGVQQGLFGGAIMNLGNDEQKQKWMPGVLNMEVPGCYGMTELGRGSDVQSLETTITYIPDADEFEIHTPNEDARKAYIGNAAEHGQLAAIFGKLMVGGEDHGVHCIIVPIRDESGNALAGVTLGDHGLKGGLLGVDNGTIAFDHVRVPRGNLLNRYGTVDDDGNYHSPIEHPGKRFYTTLSTLVRGRISVGGAASSAARRGLTIAARHALSRTQFSKTTGEPVTIMEYQAHQKKLMPALAQAYAFGFAQNRLTRHFQEVRDGADEKTTRELESRAAGLKAVQTRWANDTLQMCREACGGYGYMSENGLTTLRGDADVFATFEGDNTVLFQLVGRALLAEFQSSWKDLDMLEAARRSASLVGNRLIERTTAPSTIDRLITLAQRKKGDEVLLARGWQVEMLEFREKRIVEALGMRMRDVLKLPKEEQFEGFNACQNHLIAAAKAHMDRIVLEAFIDGISETPEGPARDLLIKLCDLYALTTIRGHRAWFLERGQFDGARSRTLTAIVERLSKELTDNVEDIVEGLGVPEEWLNSKIAERP, encoded by the coding sequence ATGTCTATGCACGGACCAGCCCTGCGCAACGCCCTCGACGGCGAGTACCACCAGATCAAGCAACACTTCCGCACGGCATTGACCCCGGATATCGTTGTCCGCCCCCACGATCAAACGATGGCGGAAGCTCGCCAGTGGGCGCTCGATAGCCTGTACAAGCTTTCCGAAATTGGCTACAGCAAGGTAGGCATCCCAGAAGGCTTTGGCGACGACCAACCATTGTCCTACTCCATCGCCGCCTTTGAGGTACTCGCAATGGGCGACCTCTCCCTCACCGTGAAAAGTGGCGTGCAACAGGGCCTGTTCGGCGGTGCCATCATGAATCTAGGTAACGACGAACAGAAACAGAAGTGGATGCCCGGTGTGCTCAACATGGAGGTCCCCGGCTGCTACGGCATGACCGAGCTAGGACGTGGCTCCGATGTACAGAGTCTAGAAACCACGATCACCTACATCCCCGACGCAGACGAGTTCGAAATCCACACCCCCAACGAGGATGCCCGCAAGGCATATATCGGCAACGCCGCCGAGCACGGCCAGTTGGCTGCGATCTTCGGCAAACTCATGGTCGGCGGCGAAGACCACGGTGTGCACTGCATCATCGTGCCCATTCGCGACGAGTCCGGCAACGCACTCGCTGGCGTCACTCTGGGCGATCACGGCTTGAAGGGCGGCTTGCTGGGCGTGGATAACGGAACAATCGCCTTTGATCACGTGCGTGTTCCGCGCGGAAACTTGCTGAACCGCTATGGCACAGTTGACGACGACGGCAACTACCACTCCCCGATTGAGCACCCCGGCAAGCGTTTCTACACCACCTTGTCCACCTTGGTCCGCGGTCGCATTTCCGTCGGCGGAGCAGCATCGTCCGCGGCACGACGAGGACTTACCATTGCCGCACGCCACGCATTGAGTCGAACTCAATTCTCTAAAACCACCGGCGAACCAGTGACCATCATGGAGTACCAGGCGCACCAAAAGAAGCTCATGCCGGCGCTTGCCCAGGCCTACGCCTTCGGATTTGCCCAAAACCGTCTCACCAGGCACTTCCAGGAAGTCCGCGACGGTGCCGACGAGAAAACCACCCGCGAGCTCGAGTCCCGCGCCGCCGGACTCAAGGCCGTGCAAACCCGCTGGGCCAACGACACCCTGCAGATGTGTCGCGAAGCCTGCGGCGGATATGGTTACATGTCCGAAAACGGTCTGACCACATTGCGTGGGGATGCCGACGTCTTCGCCACCTTCGAAGGCGACAACACCGTGCTTTTCCAATTGGTCGGTCGCGCGCTGCTCGCCGAGTTTCAATCGAGCTGGAAAGACTTAGATATGTTGGAAGCTGCACGCCGTTCTGCATCACTCGTCGGCAATCGCCTCATTGAACGTACCACCGCCCCGTCCACCATCGATCGCCTGATCACGCTGGCACAACGCAAAAAGGGCGACGAGGTACTGCTTGCTCGCGGCTGGCAGGTGGAAATGCTGGAGTTTCGTGAAAAACGCATCGTCGAAGCTCTAGGCATGCGCATGCGTGACGTGCTGAAACTGCCTAAAGAGGAACAATTCGAAGGCTTCAACGCATGCCAGAACCACTTGATCGCCGCAGCGAAGGCGCACATGGACCGCATCGTCCTCGAGGCGTTCATCGACGGCATCAGCGAAACCCCCGAAGGCCCCGCCCGCGACCTGTTGATCAAGCTTTGCGACCTCTACGCGCTCACCACCATCCGCGGGCACCGCGCATGGTTCCTGGAGCGCGGCCAGTTCGATGGCGCCCGCTCCCGCACGCTCACCGCCATCGTGGAGCGATTGAGCAAGGAGCTCACCGACAACGTCGAGGACATCGTCGAAGGCCTGGGTGTTCCCGAGGAGTGGCTGAACTCGAAGATCGCCGAGCGCCCATAG
- a CDS encoding acetyl-CoA C-acetyltransferase, producing the protein MSDTLRNPVIVGGNRTPFAKSGTAYAAASTQQLLTAALDGLVARYGLAGEKIDEVAAGAVMKHSKDFNLTRESVLGTALDPHTPAVDLTQACATSLEAVIYLSNKIRLGQATTAIAGGVDSTSDAPIAVSEGLRKVLLQLSRERTTQGKFKALAKLRPQHLVPSPPSSGEPRTGKSMGASQAVTTEAWGISREAQDEVAYNSHQRLAKAWDSGFFDDLVTPFNGLTRDNVLRPETTLEKLASLKPVFGNTMTAGNSTALTDGAATVLLAEEDTARARGWQPLARFVDAQVAAVDFVEGNPRTDGLLMAPAYAIPELLERNGLTPQDFEIFEFHEAFAGTVLSHLKALEAQGITIPTERINPDGSSLAAGHPFAATGARIVASLAKRLHEKGPGTRGMVSICAAGGQGVVAILEAVS; encoded by the coding sequence ATGTCAGACACCCTAAGGAACCCCGTGATCGTTGGGGGAAACCGAACCCCCTTCGCTAAGTCCGGGACCGCATACGCCGCTGCGTCGACCCAGCAACTGCTCACAGCCGCACTTGACGGACTTGTTGCACGCTACGGACTCGCCGGCGAAAAAATCGACGAAGTCGCAGCCGGCGCGGTGATGAAGCATTCTAAAGACTTCAACCTCACCCGCGAATCCGTCCTAGGCACCGCGCTTGACCCTCACACCCCAGCCGTCGACCTGACCCAAGCCTGCGCAACCAGCTTGGAGGCAGTGATCTACCTTTCAAACAAGATCCGCCTCGGCCAGGCCACCACCGCAATCGCCGGGGGAGTGGACTCCACCTCCGACGCCCCCATCGCCGTGTCCGAAGGGCTGCGCAAGGTGCTGCTGCAGCTCAGCCGCGAACGCACCACGCAGGGCAAATTCAAGGCGCTGGCTAAGCTCCGCCCGCAACACCTGGTGCCTAGCCCGCCTTCGTCGGGCGAGCCACGCACCGGCAAGTCCATGGGTGCCTCGCAGGCCGTCACCACCGAGGCGTGGGGCATTAGCCGCGAGGCCCAGGACGAGGTCGCGTACAACAGCCATCAGCGCCTAGCCAAAGCCTGGGACAGTGGCTTCTTCGACGACCTAGTCACCCCTTTCAATGGCTTGACCAGGGATAACGTTCTTCGCCCGGAAACAACTCTGGAGAAGCTCGCCAGCCTCAAACCAGTCTTCGGCAACACCATGACCGCCGGTAACTCGACCGCACTGACCGACGGCGCTGCCACGGTTCTTCTCGCCGAAGAGGACACCGCCCGCGCCCGTGGCTGGCAGCCACTGGCTCGCTTCGTCGACGCGCAGGTCGCAGCGGTTGACTTCGTCGAAGGTAATCCGCGCACCGACGGCCTGCTCATGGCACCGGCCTACGCCATCCCTGAGCTGCTCGAACGCAACGGACTGACCCCGCAGGACTTTGAGATCTTCGAGTTCCACGAGGCCTTCGCCGGCACAGTCTTAAGTCACCTGAAGGCCCTCGAAGCGCAAGGCATCACCATCCCAACTGAACGCATCAACCCCGACGGCTCGTCGCTCGCCGCAGGTCACCCGTTCGCCGCCACCGGTGCACGTATCGTCGCAAGCCTGGCCAAGCGCCTGCACGAAAAAGGCCCAGGCACCCGCGGCATGGTGTCGATCTGTGCCGCAGGTGGGCAGGGAGTCGTCGCAATCTTGGAGGCAGTATCATGA
- a CDS encoding DEAD/DEAH box helicase yields MSTLGWPGLRPLQEATVEPLIAGEDAILLAPTAGGKTEAASFPILTRMAQEEWTGVSVIYVCPLKALLNNLAPRLSKYAAWLGRSVAVWHGDIGQSERKRIVRERPDILLTTPESLESMMVSRGVDDSELFHGLNAVIIDEVHAFAGDDRGWHLSAVLSRLEASVGRPLQRIGMSATVGNPETLLDWLQGGHTNRVGSVIAPGMTIGGTPAPADLIVDYVEDLNKVAKLLSLLHAGEKRLVFVDSRRRAEELAAALREKKQTVFLSHSSLSAGERKRSEQAFAEARNCFIVATSTLELGIDVGDLDRVIQIGTPRTVSSFLQRLGRTGRRSGSTRNCLFIATDDDELLATLGMLSAWSTGYVEPVTPPPAPRHLAVQQFLAAALHRGAIIRNDWPTLWASTPLMSEVSLEMDADQILDYLVNEGFLEVDGPYAFIGENAEANFGRRHFMELLSAFSTSPIFTVYEGRREIGTVEDRILAATEDNAVLVLALAGRNWLVNNIDWRRRRVYVEPAEQKGIAKWGFLGPTFGEAVAQGMRSVVLGVVPDGVTLTGRATEALASVRAYFRPTVSETGPVFVETDEGFEWFTWAGGANNSAYIAAFGAGLGPQLADPSQRVNHASVRLLPGVQPAEAQARVSEWEKIPVPERPLPSVSIDALRGLKFSAALPMSWAAHTMGRRLVTE; encoded by the coding sequence GTGTCCACGCTGGGTTGGCCAGGGCTGAGACCTCTGCAAGAAGCCACCGTCGAACCCCTCATCGCAGGTGAGGACGCTATTTTGCTGGCACCGACCGCAGGAGGAAAGACTGAGGCAGCATCATTTCCTATTCTCACTCGTATGGCTCAAGAGGAGTGGACTGGAGTCTCAGTGATCTACGTGTGCCCTTTGAAAGCCCTGCTAAACAACCTGGCCCCCCGCCTTTCAAAATACGCAGCGTGGCTTGGGCGCAGCGTGGCCGTCTGGCATGGCGATATCGGACAGTCCGAACGTAAACGGATTGTGCGTGAACGACCCGACATCCTTCTCACTACTCCAGAATCGCTGGAATCCATGATGGTGTCTCGCGGGGTTGACGACAGCGAACTCTTTCACGGACTAAACGCTGTGATCATCGACGAGGTCCATGCCTTCGCCGGCGACGATCGAGGCTGGCACCTCTCAGCCGTCTTGTCTCGCTTGGAAGCGTCTGTTGGTAGGCCCCTGCAGCGCATCGGCATGTCCGCAACCGTCGGAAACCCCGAGACCCTTCTGGACTGGTTGCAAGGCGGCCACACCAACAGGGTGGGCTCAGTGATAGCTCCCGGCATGACGATCGGAGGCACGCCAGCCCCCGCTGACCTCATCGTTGACTACGTCGAGGACCTCAACAAAGTGGCAAAGCTGTTGTCGCTGCTCCACGCGGGCGAGAAGAGACTCGTTTTCGTCGATTCGCGCCGCCGAGCAGAGGAGCTTGCTGCAGCTCTCCGCGAAAAGAAACAAACTGTATTCTTATCACATTCGTCGTTAAGCGCCGGCGAAAGGAAACGCTCCGAACAAGCCTTTGCCGAAGCGCGCAACTGCTTCATCGTGGCCACCTCAACCCTCGAACTTGGTATTGACGTTGGCGACCTCGACAGAGTCATTCAAATCGGGACCCCGCGCACCGTTTCGTCCTTCCTCCAACGACTGGGCCGCACCGGTCGCCGCTCTGGGTCAACCCGTAACTGCTTGTTCATTGCTACCGATGATGACGAGCTACTGGCAACACTTGGAATGCTCTCAGCATGGTCAACTGGTTATGTCGAGCCGGTGACCCCGCCACCCGCGCCTCGTCATTTGGCTGTGCAGCAGTTTCTCGCAGCAGCTCTACATCGAGGGGCAATAATTAGGAATGACTGGCCTACTCTGTGGGCCTCAACACCGCTGATGTCCGAGGTCTCCCTCGAAATGGATGCAGACCAGATCTTGGACTATTTGGTCAACGAGGGTTTCCTGGAGGTCGATGGCCCGTACGCCTTTATTGGAGAGAACGCGGAGGCAAACTTTGGCAGGCGGCATTTCATGGAACTGTTGTCGGCCTTCTCGACGAGCCCTATCTTCACAGTGTATGAAGGGCGCAGGGAAATCGGGACAGTGGAAGATCGGATTTTAGCTGCCACCGAGGACAATGCCGTTCTAGTCCTAGCGCTGGCTGGACGTAATTGGCTGGTCAACAACATCGACTGGCGCCGCCGCCGCGTCTATGTCGAGCCTGCGGAACAAAAAGGAATTGCAAAATGGGGCTTCCTCGGCCCAACTTTCGGTGAAGCAGTCGCGCAAGGAATGAGATCCGTCGTGTTAGGCGTTGTTCCAGACGGGGTCACACTAACCGGAAGAGCAACCGAGGCGCTAGCCTCCGTACGAGCCTACTTCCGTCCTACAGTTTCAGAGACCGGACCAGTGTTTGTCGAAACCGACGAAGGCTTCGAATGGTTCACCTGGGCAGGAGGGGCGAACAACAGTGCCTATATCGCAGCCTTTGGTGCTGGGCTGGGCCCGCAGCTTGCAGATCCTTCGCAGCGGGTGAATCACGCGTCGGTACGTTTGCTACCTGGTGTCCAGCCTGCTGAGGCGCAGGCGCGGGTTTCGGAGTGGGAAAAGATCCCCGTTCCTGAGCGGCCCTTGCCATCGGTCAGTATTGATGCTCTGCGAGGGTTGAAATTCTCCGCGGCGTTGCCGATGTCATGGGCGGCGCATACAATGGGGCGCCGGTTGGTCACGGAGTAG